The Hemiscyllium ocellatum isolate sHemOce1 chromosome 17, sHemOce1.pat.X.cur, whole genome shotgun sequence genome has a segment encoding these proteins:
- the pdcd2l gene encoding programmed cell death protein 2-like isoform X1, with translation MCSTARPGPVLLGLRDVAIEAGSRCSWETSKVGGRPDCVPGITMQYPHCPRCSDPLIQVVQVYCPLEGSAYHRTINVLACLRPECCGRSDSWKVLRSECLGTPPNQETTAKKMVPVPVTVKDWCPEADDWGMEEPWGSSTEGVVQTPAPDSEREVMEQTSRLEALLLEGAEGQGLVSQSTVPEFQPFYISVMEEEDSHSQSSFKHEEELLAEYQRREGVCVEQLPLSSCDGEGAPETYEKSQVQHGDRMFNKFMKRISSCPQQILRYCWNGSPLLLSPLRMESAASVCELCTSPRVFEFQLMPALVNMLKGSSSQEQSVEFGTVLIYTCQRSCWSPTNQTPVEESAFVQADPDQHFFNRH, from the exons ATGTGTTCCACGGCTCGGCCGGGGCCTGTCCTACTGGGACTTCGGGATGTAGCGATCGAGGCAGGGAGCCGCTGTTCCTGGGAGACCAGCAAAGTGGGCGGGAGACCG gactGTGTCCCTGGCATTACCATGCagtatcctcactgtccacgctGCAGTGATCCCCTTATTCAGGTTGTCCAGGTGTATTGTCCCCTGGAGGGCTCGGCCTACCACCGGACCATCAATGTGTTGGCTTGTCTCCGACCGGAGTGCTGTGGGCGCTCAGACAG CTGGAAGGTGCTGCGCTCCGAATGCCTAGGGACCCCTCCCAATCAGGAAACTACAGCAAAG AAGATGGTCCCGGTTCCTGTGACCGTGAAGGATTGGTGTCCCGAGGCTGATGACTGGGGAATGGAGGAACCCTGGGGGTCCAGCACTGAGGGAGTAGTGCAGACCCCAGCCCCCGACTCCGAACGAGAGGTGATGGAGCAGACATCCCGACTGGAGGCCCTCCTGCTGGAGGGAGCGGAGGGCCAGGGGCTGGTCTCTCAAAGCACAGTGCCAGAATTCCAGCCGTTCTATATCAGCGTGATGGAGGAGGAAGATTCCCATTCCCAAAGCAGCTTCAAGCACGAGGAGGAGCTTCTAGCAGAGTACCAgaggagggagggtgtgtgtgtggagcagCTGCCTCTCTCCAG CTGTGACGGTGAAGGAGCTCCAGAAACATATGAGAAGAGTCAAGTTCAACACGGAGACAGAATGTTCAACAAATTCATGAAACGCATTTCCAGCTGCCCTCAACAGATTTTAAG GTATTGCTGGAATGGGAGCCCATTACTGCTGTCCCCACTGAGAATGGAGTCAGCAGCCTCTGTGTGTGAGCTCTGTACCAGTCCCAGGGTGTTTGAGTTCCAGCTGATGCCTGCTCTGGTTAACATGCTGAAAGGTTCCAGCAGCCAAG AGCAGAGTGTGGAGTTTGGGACGGTGTTAATCTACACGTGTCAGAGGAGTTGCTGGAGTCCCACTAACCAGACACCCGTCGAGGAAAGTGCTTTTGTGCAGGCAGATCCGGACCAGCACTTCTTCAATAGACATTAA
- the pdcd2l gene encoding programmed cell death protein 2-like isoform X3, whose protein sequence is MQYPHCPRCSDPLIQVVQVYCPLEGSAYHRTINVLACLRPECCGRSDSWKVLRSECLGTPPNQETTAKKMVPVPVTVKDWCPEADDWGMEEPWGSSTEGVVQTPAPDSEREVMEQTSRLEALLLEGAEGQGLVSQSTVPEFQPFYISVMEEEDSHSQSSFKHEEELLAEYQRREGVCVEQLPLSSCDGEGAPETYEKSQVQHGDRMFNKFMKRISSCPQQILRYCWNGSPLLLSPLRMESAASVCELCTSPRVFEFQLMPALVNMLKGSSSQEQSVEFGTVLIYTCQRSCWSPTNQTPVEESAFVQADPDQHFFNRH, encoded by the exons ATGCagtatcctcactgtccacgctGCAGTGATCCCCTTATTCAGGTTGTCCAGGTGTATTGTCCCCTGGAGGGCTCGGCCTACCACCGGACCATCAATGTGTTGGCTTGTCTCCGACCGGAGTGCTGTGGGCGCTCAGACAG CTGGAAGGTGCTGCGCTCCGAATGCCTAGGGACCCCTCCCAATCAGGAAACTACAGCAAAG AAGATGGTCCCGGTTCCTGTGACCGTGAAGGATTGGTGTCCCGAGGCTGATGACTGGGGAATGGAGGAACCCTGGGGGTCCAGCACTGAGGGAGTAGTGCAGACCCCAGCCCCCGACTCCGAACGAGAGGTGATGGAGCAGACATCCCGACTGGAGGCCCTCCTGCTGGAGGGAGCGGAGGGCCAGGGGCTGGTCTCTCAAAGCACAGTGCCAGAATTCCAGCCGTTCTATATCAGCGTGATGGAGGAGGAAGATTCCCATTCCCAAAGCAGCTTCAAGCACGAGGAGGAGCTTCTAGCAGAGTACCAgaggagggagggtgtgtgtgtggagcagCTGCCTCTCTCCAG CTGTGACGGTGAAGGAGCTCCAGAAACATATGAGAAGAGTCAAGTTCAACACGGAGACAGAATGTTCAACAAATTCATGAAACGCATTTCCAGCTGCCCTCAACAGATTTTAAG GTATTGCTGGAATGGGAGCCCATTACTGCTGTCCCCACTGAGAATGGAGTCAGCAGCCTCTGTGTGTGAGCTCTGTACCAGTCCCAGGGTGTTTGAGTTCCAGCTGATGCCTGCTCTGGTTAACATGCTGAAAGGTTCCAGCAGCCAAG AGCAGAGTGTGGAGTTTGGGACGGTGTTAATCTACACGTGTCAGAGGAGTTGCTGGAGTCCCACTAACCAGACACCCGTCGAGGAAAGTGCTTTTGTGCAGGCAGATCCGGACCAGCACTTCTTCAATAGACATTAA
- the pdcd2l gene encoding programmed cell death protein 2-like isoform X2 has translation MCSTARPGPVLLGLRDVAIEAGSRCSWETSKVGGRPDCVPGITMQYPHCPRCSDPLIQVVQVYCPLEGSAYHRTINVLACLRPECCGRSDSWKVLRSECLGTPPNQETTAKKMVPVPVTVKDWCPEADDWGMEEPWGSSTEGVVQTPAPDSEREVMEQTSRLEALLLEGAEGQGLVSQSTVPEFQPFYISVMEEEDSHSQSSFKHEEELLAEYQRREGVCVEQLPLSSCDGEGAPETYEKSQVQHGDRMFNKFMKRISSCPQQILRYCWNGSPLLLSPLRMESAASVCELCTSPRVFEFQLMPALVNMLKGSSSQECGVWDGVNLHVSEELLESH, from the exons ATGTGTTCCACGGCTCGGCCGGGGCCTGTCCTACTGGGACTTCGGGATGTAGCGATCGAGGCAGGGAGCCGCTGTTCCTGGGAGACCAGCAAAGTGGGCGGGAGACCG gactGTGTCCCTGGCATTACCATGCagtatcctcactgtccacgctGCAGTGATCCCCTTATTCAGGTTGTCCAGGTGTATTGTCCCCTGGAGGGCTCGGCCTACCACCGGACCATCAATGTGTTGGCTTGTCTCCGACCGGAGTGCTGTGGGCGCTCAGACAG CTGGAAGGTGCTGCGCTCCGAATGCCTAGGGACCCCTCCCAATCAGGAAACTACAGCAAAG AAGATGGTCCCGGTTCCTGTGACCGTGAAGGATTGGTGTCCCGAGGCTGATGACTGGGGAATGGAGGAACCCTGGGGGTCCAGCACTGAGGGAGTAGTGCAGACCCCAGCCCCCGACTCCGAACGAGAGGTGATGGAGCAGACATCCCGACTGGAGGCCCTCCTGCTGGAGGGAGCGGAGGGCCAGGGGCTGGTCTCTCAAAGCACAGTGCCAGAATTCCAGCCGTTCTATATCAGCGTGATGGAGGAGGAAGATTCCCATTCCCAAAGCAGCTTCAAGCACGAGGAGGAGCTTCTAGCAGAGTACCAgaggagggagggtgtgtgtgtggagcagCTGCCTCTCTCCAG CTGTGACGGTGAAGGAGCTCCAGAAACATATGAGAAGAGTCAAGTTCAACACGGAGACAGAATGTTCAACAAATTCATGAAACGCATTTCCAGCTGCCCTCAACAGATTTTAAG GTATTGCTGGAATGGGAGCCCATTACTGCTGTCCCCACTGAGAATGGAGTCAGCAGCCTCTGTGTGTGAGCTCTGTACCAGTCCCAGGGTGTTTGAGTTCCAGCTGATGCCTGCTCTGGTTAACATGCTGAAAGGTTCCAGCAGCCAAG AGTGTGGAGTTTGGGACGGTGTTAATCTACACGTGTCAGAGGAGTTGCTGGAGTCCCACTAA